The Chroicocephalus ridibundus chromosome 17, bChrRid1.1, whole genome shotgun sequence genome window below encodes:
- the LOC134524636 gene encoding keratin, type I cytoskeletal 13-like, with protein sequence MSCSIKQTTGSLRGRTSGGSCVIGGGGGGGGARISSVSSGRYTTCGIGGSRGFSGRSYCGGVNYGGGLSTGSLVGGNYGGGLGAAVLGGCSGIGFSGGSARFGGGIGGGLGIGLGGGVVGGGFAGDGILLSGDEKVTMQNLNDRLASYLDKVRCLEQENADLECRIREWYAKQGPFCEPRDYSCYYKEIEDLQNQIVCATIDNNKIILNIDNSRMTADDFRVKYETELALRQSVEADINGLRQVLDQLTLCRSDLEAQLESLREELCCLKKNHEEEMSCLRKQSTGDVSVEVNACPGPDLRKILEEMRCQYETLIERNRKEVEDWYECKIEEVNREVITSGQEVETCNNQVTELRRQLQALEIDLQAQLSQRDNLESSLAETECRYNNHLAELQTQITCVEQQLADLRAEMECQNQEYKILLDVKCRLEQEIHTYRCLLEGGQQDLIQQGGIGQSSGLGGVARTSGIGGGGIIRTSHTYTSSSQMPSCAAAEIQVPCRRICD encoded by the exons ATGAGTTGTAGTATTAAGCAGACAACTGGCTCTCTCAGGGGCAGGACCAGCGGTGGCAGCTGTGTTAttggtggcggtggtggtggtggaggagcaCGGATCTCCTCAGTCTCTTCTGGAAGATACACGACTTGCGGGATAGGTGGTAGCCGAGGGTTTTCTGGTAGAAGCTACTGTGGTGGTGTGAATTACGGAGGAGGACTGAGCACTGGCAGTTTGGTTGGTGGAAACTATGGAGGTGGCTTAGGAGCCGCTGTCCTCGGAGGATGTTCAGGCATTGGATTCAGCGGTGGCAGTGCTCGCTTTGGCGGTGGCATTGGAGGTGGCCTTGGTATTGGTCTTGGTGGAGGGGTAGTTGGAGGTGGTTTTGCTGGTGATGGCATTCTTCTTTCCGGTGATGAAAAGGTCACCATGCAGAACCTTAACGACCGCCTGGCTTCTTACCTGGACAAGGTGAGGTGCCTGGAACAAGAAAATGCTGACCTGGAGTGCAGAATCAGGGAGTGGTATGCCAAGCAGGGCCCTTTTTGTGAGCCACGGGACTACAGCTGCTATTACAAAGAAATAGAAGATCTTCAAAATCAG ATCGTCTGTGCAACCATAGACAACAACAAGATCATTTTGAACATCGACAACAGCAGGATGACAGCCGACGACTTCCGAGTGAA GTACGAGACGGAGCTGGCCCTGCGCCAGAGCGTGGAGGCTGACATTAATGGCTTACGCCAAGTCCTGGACCAGCTGACGCTCTGCAGGTCTGACCTGGAGGCACAGCTGGAGTCGCTGCGggaggagctctgctgcctgaagAAGAACCACGAGGAG GAAATGAGCTGTCTGAGGAAACAATCGACTGGAGATGTGAGCGTGGAGGTCAACGCCTGCCCTGGCCCAGACCTCAGAAAGATCCTGGAGGAGATGAGGTGCCAGTATGAAACGCTGATTGAACGTAATCGCAAAGAAGTTGAGGATTGGTATGAGTGCAAG ATTGAGGAGGTGAATCGGGAGGTTATTACAAGCGGTCAGGAGGTAGAAACGTGCAACAATCAAGTCACCGAACTGAGACGCCAATTGCAAGCCCTGGAAATCGATCTCCAGGCTCAGCTCAGCCAG AGGGACAACCTGGAGTCCTCGCTGGCTGAGACAGAGTGTCGCTACAACAACCACCTTGCTGAGCTCCAGACCCAGATCACATGCgtggagcagcagctggctgaTCTGCGTGCAGAGATGGAGTGCCAGAACCAAGAGTACAAGATCCTGCTGGACGTCAAATGCCGTCTGGAGCAGGAGATCCACACGTACCGCTGCCTGCTGGAGGGTGGACAGCAGGACCTCAT TCAGCAAGGAGGAATTGGTCAGTCTTCGGGTCTAGGAGGAGTTGCAAGAACAAGTGGAATAGGAGGAGGAGGTatcattagaacaagccacacttacACTTCGTCTTCCCAGATGCCATCCTGTGCAGCTGCGGAGATACAAG TGCCTTGCAGAAGGATTTGTGATTAA
- the LOC134524644 gene encoding keratin, type I cytoskeletal 19-like has translation MSCAVRQVVTTCSQGRSSAGSSAAGSGRKVSSASSGRHAAYDLGGAVGNFSGGSLSEGFLGKQLSAGSATGGSFGATQRACSTLGFSGGGMCTRGVGGGFTRASAGCGDGILFANNEKATMQNLNDRLASYLDKVRLLEGDNADLECKIREWYAKVGPSCEPRDYSCFHKEIEDLQNQILCAAMETNKILLNIDNNRMTADDFRVKYETECGLRQNVDADICNLRPVLDQLASCKTDLQLQCEALTEEMCCLKTNHEEEMSCLRKQATGDVSVEVNACPGPDLRKILEDLRCQYETLMERNRKETEQWYACKVEEVNLEVITSSQEIESSNKQVTELRRQLQALEINVQAQLTMKENLESSLAETECRYNKYLAELQSQISCVEQRLAEIRAEMECQNQEYKTLLDVKCRLEQEIQTYHCLLEGGQHDIIGTVGRGVPATSAGRSGGLKASLCQPCLP, from the exons ATGAGCTGTGCTGTCAGGCAGGTTGTCACcacctgctcccagggcaggagcagcgcGGGCAGCTCTGCGGCTGGCAGCGGAAGAAAGGTCTCCTCCGCCTCCTCAGGAAGACACGCTGCCTATGACTTGGGTGGTGCGGTTGGCAACTTTTCCGGTGGCAGTTTGAGCGAGGGATTCCTTGGGAAGCAGCTGAGCGCTGGCAGTGCCACCGGTGGGAGCTTTGGAGCTACCCAAAGGGCTTGTTCTACCCTTGGATTCAGCGGTGGAGGCATGTGCACTCGAGGCGTCGGTGGTGGCTTCACCAGGGCCAGCGCTGGTTGCGGTGATGGGATCTTATTTGCTAACAACGAAAAGGCGACGATGCAGAACCTCAACGACCGCTTGGCCTCCTACCTGGACAAGGTGCGACTCCTGGAGGGAGACAATGCCGACCTCGAGTGCAAGATCAGGGAGTGGTATGCCAAGGTAGGGCCCAGCTGCGAGCCACGGGACTACAGCTGTTTTCATAAGGAAATTGAAGACCTTCAAAACCAG ATCCTGTGTGCAGCCATGGAGACTAACAAAATCCTTCTGAACATTGACAACAACAGGATGACCGCTGATGACTTCAGAGTGAA GTACGAGACTGAATGTGGTCTCCGGCAAAACGTGGATGCAGACATTTGCAACCTGCGCCCTGTCCTGGACCAGCTGGCCAGCTGCAAGACCGACCTGCAGCTGCAGTGCGAGGCTTTGACCGAAGAGATGTGTTGTCTCAAGACGAACCACGAGGAG GAAATGAGCTGCCTGAGGAAACAGGCGACTGGAGATGTGAGCGTGGAGGTCAACGCCTGCCCTGGCCCAGACCTGAGGAAGATCCTGGAGGATCTGAGGTGCCAGTATGAAACGCTGATGGAGCGCAACCGCAAAGAGACTGAGCAGTGGTACGCCTGCAAG GTGGAGGAGGTGAATCTGGAGGTCATCACAAGCAGCCAGGAGATCGAGTCAAGCAACAAACAGGTCACTGAGCTGAGACGTCAGCTGCAGGCCTTGGAAATCAATGTACAAGCCCAGCTCACCATG AAAGAAAACCTGGAATCCTCTTTGGCGGAAACTGAATGTCGCTACAACAAATACCTGGCTGAGCTACAGAGCCAGATCTCCTGCGTGGAGCAGCGCCTGGCCGAAATACGAGCAGAAATGGAGTGCCAGAACCAGGAATACAAGACCCTCCTGGACGTCAAATGCCGCTTGGAGCAGGAGATCCAGACCTACCACTGCCTGCTGGAGGGCGGCCAGCACGATATCAT AGGCACGGTGGGAAGAGGAGTCCCTGCAACATCTGCTGGAAGAAGTGGTGGCCTTAAAGCCAGCCTGTGCCAGCCGTGCCTGCCCTGA
- the LOC134524637 gene encoding keratin, type I cytoskeletal 14 isoform X1 gives MSTTVRQYSSSTSLKGFGGLGGGSSRLSSVRVGGGGYRAPSVHGGSGSYSVSSRVVSGLGSSYGGNYCSSVGGGLGSGFGGSYGAGFGAGFGGGFGACFGGGDGILPAGEKETMQNLNDRLAAYLDKVRALEEANTDLEVKIREWYKKQGPGPDRDYSPYYRTIEELRNKILSATVENANIVLQIDNARLAADDFRTKFETEQALRLSVEADINGLRRVLDELTLARADLEMQIENLKEELAYLKKNHEEEMNALRGQVGGEISVEMDAAPGIDLTKILAEMREQYESLADKNRRDAEQWFFSKTEELNREVAINTEQLQSGKSEITELRRTIQSLEIDLQSQLSTKAALEGTLADTEARYGTQLAQLQGLITSVEEQLGELRCDMERQNHEYRVLLDVKCRLEQEIATYRRLLEGEDAHISSQYSSAMSSHSGRDAMTSSRQVRTIVEEVQDGKVVSSREQVALTTR, from the exons ATGAGCACCACTGTCAGGCAAtactcctcctccacctccctcaAGGGCtttgggggcctgggggggggctcCAGCCGCCTTTCCTCCGTGCGCGTTGGGGGAGGAGGGTACAGGGCCCCCAGCGTCCACGGGGGCTCTGGCAGCTACTCTGTCTCCTCCCGCGTTGTCTCGGGGCTCGGAAGCAGCTACGGGGGCAACTACTGCAGCAGCGTAGGAGGGGGCCTCGGCAGTGGCTTTgggggcagctatggggctggCTTTGGGGCTGGCTTTGGAGGTGGCTTTGGAGCCTGCTTTGGAGGCGGCGATGGCATCCTGCCGGCTGGCGAAAAGGAGACGATGCAGAACCTCAACGACCGCCTGGCTGCCTACCTGGACAAAGTGCGTGCCCTGGAGGAGGCCAACACCGACCTGGAGGTCAAGATCAGGGAATGGTACAAGAAGCAGGGACCCGGTCCAGACCGTGACTACAGCCCCTACTACAGGACTATCGAGGAGCTCAGGAACAAG ATTCTTTCTGCAACTGTCGAAAATGCCAACATCGTCTTACAGATTGACAACGCCAGGCTGGCAGCTGATGACTTCAGGACCAA gtTTGAGACGGAGCAGGCTCTGCGCCTGAGCGTGGAGGCCGACATCAACGGCCTGCGCAGGGTCCTGGACGAGCTGACCCTGGCCAGAGCTGACCTGGAGATGCAGATCGAGAACCTGAAGGAGGAGCTGGCCTACCTCAAGAAGAACCACGAGGAG GAAATGAACGCCCTGCGCGGGCAGGTGGGCGGAGAGATCAGCGTGGAGATGGATGCTGCTCCTGGCATCGACCTCACCAAGATCCTGGCTGAGATGAGGGAGCAGTACGAGAGCCTGGCGGACAAGAACCGCAGGGACGCCGAGCAGTGGTTCTTCAGCAAG ACGGAAGAGCTGAACCGGGAGGTGGCCATCAACACGGAGCAGCTTCAGAGCGGCAAGTCGGAGATCACGGAGCTACGACGCACCATCCAGAGCCTGGAGATCGACCTGCAGTCCCAGCTCAGCACG AAAGCGGCGCTGGAGGGCACCTTGGCCGACACAGAAGCCCGCTACGGCACCCAGCTGgcccagctgcaggggctgatcaCCAGCGTGGAGGAGCAGCTGGGCGAGCTGCGCTGCGACATGGAGCGCCAGAACCACGAGTACAGGGTCCTCCTGGACGTCAAGTGCCGCCTGGAGCAGGAGATCGCCACGTACCGCCGGCTGCTGGAGGGCGAGGACGCCCA CATCTCTTCCCAGTACTCCTCTGCCATGTCCTCACACTCGGGCAGAGACG CCATGACATCTTCCCGTCAGGTCCGCACCATCGTGGAGGAGGTGCAGGACGGGAAGGTGGTCTCCTCCCGGGAGCAGGTTGCGCTCACCACTCGCTAG
- the LOC134524637 gene encoding keratin, type I cytoskeletal 14 isoform X3: MSTTVRQYSSSTSLKGFGGLGGGSSRLSSVRVGGGGYRAPSVHGGSGSYSVSSRVVSGLGSSYGGNYCSSVGGGLGSGFGGSYGAGFGAGFGGGLGSGFGGSYGAGFGAGFGGGFGACFGGGDGILPAGEKETMQNLNDRLAAYLDKVRALEEANTDLEVKIREWYKKQGPGPDRDYSPYYRTIEELRNKILSATVENANIVLQIDNARLAADDFRTKFETEQALRLSVEADINGLRRVLDELTLARADLEMQIENLKEELAYLKKNHEEEMNALRGQVGGEISVEMDAAPGIDLTKILAEMREQYESLADKNRRDAEQWFFSKTEELNREVAINTEQLQSGKSEITELRRTIQSLEIDLQSQLSTKAALEGTLADTEARYGTQLAQLQGLITSVEEQLGELRCDMERQNHEYRVLLDVKCRLEQEIATYRRLLEGEDAHISSQYSSAMSSHSGRDAMTSSRQVRTIVEEVQDGKVVSSREQVALTTR; encoded by the exons ATGAGCACCACTGTCAGGCAAtactcctcctccacctccctcaAGGGCtttgggggcctgggggggggctcCAGCCGCCTTTCCTCCGTGCGCGTTGGGGGAGGAGGGTACAGGGCCCCCAGCGTCCACGGGGGCTCTGGCAGCTACTCTGTCTCCTCCCGCGTTGTCTCGGGGCTCGGAAGCAGCTACGGGGGCAACTACTGCAGCAGCGTAGGAGGGGGCCTCGGCAGTGGCTTTGGGGGCAGCTACGGGGCTGGCTTTGGGGCTGGCTTTGGAG GGGGCCTCGGCAGTGGCTTTgggggcagctatggggctggCTTTGGGGCTGGCTTTGGAGGTGGCTTTGGAGCCTGCTTTGGAGGCGGCGATGGCATCCTGCCGGCTGGCGAAAAGGAGACGATGCAGAACCTCAACGACCGCCTGGCTGCCTACCTGGACAAAGTGCGTGCCCTGGAGGAGGCCAACACCGACCTGGAGGTCAAGATCAGGGAATGGTACAAGAAGCAGGGACCCGGTCCAGACCGTGACTACAGCCCCTACTACAGGACTATCGAGGAGCTCAGGAACAAG ATTCTTTCTGCAACTGTCGAAAATGCCAACATCGTCTTACAGATTGACAACGCCAGGCTGGCAGCTGATGACTTCAGGACCAA gtTTGAGACGGAGCAGGCTCTGCGCCTGAGCGTGGAGGCCGACATCAACGGCCTGCGCAGGGTCCTGGACGAGCTGACCCTGGCCAGAGCTGACCTGGAGATGCAGATCGAGAACCTGAAGGAGGAGCTGGCCTACCTCAAGAAGAACCACGAGGAG GAAATGAACGCCCTGCGCGGGCAGGTGGGCGGAGAGATCAGCGTGGAGATGGATGCTGCTCCTGGCATCGACCTCACCAAGATCCTGGCTGAGATGAGGGAGCAGTACGAGAGCCTGGCGGACAAGAACCGCAGGGACGCCGAGCAGTGGTTCTTCAGCAAG ACGGAAGAGCTGAACCGGGAGGTGGCCATCAACACGGAGCAGCTTCAGAGCGGCAAGTCGGAGATCACGGAGCTACGACGCACCATCCAGAGCCTGGAGATCGACCTGCAGTCCCAGCTCAGCACG AAAGCGGCGCTGGAGGGCACCTTGGCCGACACAGAAGCCCGCTACGGCACCCAGCTGgcccagctgcaggggctgatcaCCAGCGTGGAGGAGCAGCTGGGCGAGCTGCGCTGCGACATGGAGCGCCAGAACCACGAGTACAGGGTCCTCCTGGACGTCAAGTGCCGCCTGGAGCAGGAGATCGCCACGTACCGCCGGCTGCTGGAGGGCGAGGACGCCCA CATCTCTTCCCAGTACTCCTCTGCCATGTCCTCACACTCGGGCAGAGACG CCATGACATCTTCCCGTCAGGTCCGCACCATCGTGGAGGAGGTGCAGGACGGGAAGGTGGTCTCCTCCCGGGAGCAGGTTGCGCTCACCACTCGCTAG
- the LOC134524637 gene encoding keratin, type I cytoskeletal 14 isoform X2, translated as MSTTVRQYSSSTSLKGFGGLGGGSSRLSSVRVGGGGYRAPSVHGGSGSYSVSSRVVSGLGSSYGGNYCSSVGGGLGSGFGGSYGAGFGAGFGGGFGACFGGGDGILPAGEKETMQNLNDRLAAYLDKVRALEEANTDLEVKIREWYKKQGPGPDRDYSPYYRTIEELRNKVLVATVDNANLLLQIDNARLTADDFRTKFETEQALRLSVEADINGLRRVLDELTLARADLEMQIENLKEELAYLKKNHEEEMNALRGQVGGEISVEMDAAPGIDLTKILAEMREQYESLADKNRRDAEQWFFSKTEELNREVAINTEQLQSGKSEITELRRTIQSLEIDLQSQLSTKAALEGTLADTEARYGTQLAQLQGLITSVEEQLGELRCDMERQNHEYRVLLDVKCRLEQEIATYRRLLEGEDAHMSSQYASQPKEGPVTTRQIRTIFEEVQDGKVISSREQITQAAR; from the exons ATGAGCACCACTGTCAGGCAAtactcctcctccacctccctcaAGGGCtttgggggcctgggggggggctcCAGCCGCCTTTCCTCCGTGCGCGTTGGGGGAGGAGGGTACAGGGCCCCCAGCGTCCACGGGGGCTCTGGCAGCTACTCTGTCTCCTCCCGCGTTGTCTCGGGGCTCGGAAGCAGCTACGGGGGCAACTACTGCAGCAGCGTAGGAGGGGGCCTCGGCAGTGGCTTTGGGGGCAGCTACGGGGCTGGCTTTGGGGCTGGCTTTGGAGGTGGCTTTGGAGCCTGCTTTGGAGGCGGCGATGGCATCCTGCCGGCTGGCGAAAAGGAGACGATGCAGAACCTCAACGACCGCCTGGCTGCCTACCTGGACAAAGTGCGTGCCCTGGAGGAGGCCAACACCGACCTGGAGGTCAAGATCAGGGAATGGTACAAGAAGCAGGGACCCGGTCCAGACCGTGACTACAGCCCCTACTACAGGACTATCGAGGAGCTCAGGAACAAG GTCCTGGTGGCCACGGTCGACAATGCCAACCTCCTCCTGCAGATTGACAACGCCAGGCTGACAGCTGATGACTTCAGGACCAA GTTTGAGACGGAGCAGGCTCTGCGCCTGAGCGTGGAGGCCGACATCAACGGCCTGCGCAGGGTCCTGGACGAGCTGACCCTGGCCAGAGCTGACCTGGAGATGCAGATCGAGAACCTGAAGGAGGAGCTGGCCTACCTCAAGAAGAACCACGAGGAG GAAATGAACGCCCTGCGCGGGCAGGTGGGCGGAGAGATCAGCGTGGAGATGGATGCTGCTCCTGGCATCGACCTCACCAAGATCCTGGCTGAGATGAGGGAGCAGTATGAGAGCCTGGCGGACAAGAACCGCAGGGACGCCGAGCAGTGGTTCTTCAGCAAG ACGGAAGAGCTGAACCGGGAGGTGGCCATCAACACGGAGCAGCTTCAGAGCGGCAAGTCGGAGATCACGGAGCTACGACGCACCATCCAGAGCCTGGAGATCGACCTGCAGTCCCAGCTCAGCACG AAAGCGGCGCTGGAGGGCACCTTGGCCGACACAGAAGCCCGCTACGGCACCCAGCTGgcccagctgcaggggctgatcaCCAGTGTGGAGGAGCAGCTGGGCGAGCTGCGCTGCGACATGGAGCGCCAGAACCACGAGTACAGGGTCCTCCTGGACGTCAAGTGCCGCCTGGAGCAGGAGATCGCCACGTACCGCCGGCTGCTGGAGGGCGAGGACGCCCA CATGTCTTCTCAGTACGCCTCGCAGCCTAAGGAAG GACCTGTAACTACCCGTCAAATCCGCACAATCTTTGAGGAGGTGCAGGACGGGAAGGTGATTTCCTCCCGTGAGCAGATCACCCAGGCTGCCCGCTGA